A window of the Thiomicrospira microaerophila genome harbors these coding sequences:
- a CDS encoding helix-turn-helix transcriptional regulator, with translation MNDACYRRIQMLRLIPKSPSRICVSELHDKLVNQGFDIDKRSVQRDVNSLAQLFAIENDGNKDIPGWYWRKDAQKLELPEMEPAVALSFKMVRHFLDRFMPPSALDDLGDYFAHADRLLAHLPNNHLADWSDKVAWLSRSQPLLSPQIQPEVLAQIYQALLSDQKLKADYQPRGEESREYTINPLGLVVVDRVIYLVGTLWDYQDIKQFALHRFNAVELSNEPSKVIEGFSLPDYIAQGAFEYSAGEQTTLALKLRIVPIIAQHLSETPLAEDQIISQIETEQPERTCYYLSATVKNTQQLRWWLMSFGAGIEVLEPPALREEFAATAQKLSLQYQTGS, from the coding sequence ATGAACGACGCTTGTTACCGCCGCATTCAGATGCTGCGCTTAATACCCAAATCGCCTTCGCGCATCTGTGTCAGTGAACTGCATGACAAGCTTGTTAACCAAGGTTTTGATATTGATAAGCGTTCGGTGCAACGTGATGTAAATAGTTTGGCTCAGTTGTTTGCGATTGAAAACGACGGTAACAAAGATATTCCGGGCTGGTATTGGCGCAAAGATGCGCAAAAACTTGAACTGCCGGAAATGGAACCAGCGGTGGCGTTGAGCTTTAAAATGGTGCGCCATTTTTTAGACCGCTTTATGCCGCCAAGCGCCCTAGATGATCTGGGCGACTATTTTGCGCATGCTGATCGTTTGTTGGCGCATTTACCCAACAACCATTTGGCAGATTGGTCAGACAAGGTGGCTTGGCTCTCTCGCAGCCAACCGCTGTTAAGCCCGCAGATTCAACCTGAAGTGTTAGCGCAGATTTATCAGGCTTTGCTGTCGGATCAAAAACTCAAAGCCGACTACCAACCGCGCGGTGAAGAATCCCGTGAATACACGATTAACCCGCTAGGCTTGGTGGTGGTTGATCGGGTCATTTACTTAGTCGGCACGCTCTGGGATTATCAGGATATAAAACAATTTGCGCTACATCGGTTTAACGCGGTTGAGCTATCAAACGAACCGTCCAAAGTGATTGAGGGCTTTTCATTACCGGATTATATTGCTCAAGGGGCGTTTGAGTATAGCGCTGGCGAACAGACCACCCTTGCACTTAAACTGCGCATCGTTCCAATCATTGCGCAACACCTCAGCGAAACCCCGCTTGCCGAAGACCAAATCATTTCACAAATTGAAACTGAACAACCCGAGCGAACCTGCTATTATCTGAGCGCCACAGTAAAAAACACCCAACAATTACGCTGGTGGTTAATGAGCTTTGGTGCGGGCATTGAGGTGCTTGAACCGCCGGCATTGCGCGAGGAATTTGCCGCGACCGCGCAAAAACTTAGCCTTCAATATCAAACAGGCTCCTAG